TCAGGGTGCCGGTCGCGGCTCCCTCGCGTCCGCCGGAAACCGGGGCGTCAATGAAGGCGGCACCTTTGGATTCAGCCAGGATATCCATGGACTTGCTGGTGGCGGGCTCGGAAGTGGTGGTGTCGACAATGGCGATGGTCCCGGGTGCTGAGAGGAGCACCGGCACTGTTGCCTCGACAATCGCGGCCGAGGGGAGGGAAAGCACGACGAAGGGAGTGCCTGCAAGGTCCTGGAGTTCTGCGGTGGTGGATATTCCAGCCTGCGCAGCTGCATCGCGTGCAGCTTCCGAAGGGTCGAACCCGGCGACTTCCCAACCCGCGCTGTGCAGGGTGGTGGCCATGGCGCCACCCATGGATCCCAGGCCGATGACGGCGACGCGGCGGTTGTTGCTCATGAGGTACTCCTAGAGAGGTGTTCAGGTGGGAAGAAGGTGTGGCGGACGACGGGTGGCGTCAGTCCAGGTAGATGTCCAGGTCTTTCCAGAGTTGCTGCGTGCGGCGGATGGCAGCGCGGCTGCGTTCCGGGTGGGCCGCTTCCATGCCAGCCAGCAGGCCGTAGACCATGGAGTTCGCTGCGGTCACGGACTGGAAAAAGGAGATGCCTTCCGAGGCAACAATCAGCAGATGGTCCGCAGCGGCGGCCAGCCGGCCTCGACGCATGTCGCTGATGGCGATTACCGTGGCCCCCGCTTGCTTGGCGGCTTCGGCCGTGAGGATGATCTGTTGGACGGACCGCCACATGTTCACCACCACCAGGACGTCACCGGGGCCGAGGCTGTTCGCTGCTGATGCGAGATGCACTCCGCCGCGGTTTTCAAGGGTGATCGGGTAACCCATGGTGGACCCCAGATGTGCCATGACGCTGGCCGGTCCAGCGAAGGACCCGATACCGATGGTGGTGATCGACT
This Paenarthrobacter sp. GOM3 DNA region includes the following protein-coding sequences:
- a CDS encoding MurR/RpiR family transcriptional regulator, translating into MDHAWLGDALPEVALSKSQARVVEVIARNPQLSSYADIAEIAQRSDVNNSTVVRTAQRLGYRGWPDLQRELRSRYLVMISTEDTLLEHGEHRSPLHDALNHDIENLRLTLDSNTAEDVEAAIAALATAQSITTIGIGSFAGPASVMAHLGSTMGYPITLENRGGVHLASAANSLGPGDVLVVVNMWRSVQQIILTAEAAKQAGATVIAISDMRRGRLAAAADHLLIVASEGISFFQSVTAANSMVYGLLAGMEAAHPERSRAAIRRTQQLWKDLDIYLD